A segment of the Methanomassiliicoccaceae archaeon DOK genome:
ACAGGTTCCCCCGTGGAAGACCGCACAATCCGAGAAACCGCTCTCAGCCAGACCTGACAGGATCAGTTCCTGGAGTCCTTCTCTGAGCAGGTTCACGGCGGTGTCGAGGTCTTTCACACCGACGGGACAAAACAGTTCGGACGTATCTGGCTTCATGAATGCTCCTGTAGGTAATGTCCGAGGGTTCTCAGGGTTGTGCAGTGGTAGAGTGAGGCGTAGTCCAGGATTGTACGTGCATCGAGTTCAAGTATGGCGTCCTCATCGAAGCGGAGGTCCTCGAACATCAGCGCTTCCAATCCTGTGTAGGATCTCGTCGGGGGCATCTTGGACAGCTTGTCGCATACAGCCTTCGCCGCCGATGCAATCGGGTAGCTGCGGTCTCCGTCTCCCCAGTATTCGATGCCGACAGGAAAGGCATTCTCCGGAATGTCGTAGTATACGAAATTGCCGAGTGCGTTACTGTACCTCTTGGTTTTGCGCTTGCCATATGTCGCGCTGGTGATCCAGACCACGCGCTCCGGGATTATGCTGTGTCTCATCAGTGCGTACTCGAACGAGATGTACGATGGCTCGCAGATGTGACTAGCCACAAGGTATGGCGGGGTTTCCGGATCCGTCTCATAAAGGTCGCGTCTCAGTCTGACAACCTCTCCGTTCTCGACCATGCGTCCGAGCTTGCAGGCCGGGCTCGAGTACGAGTCCGACAGTGAGTCGATCATCAATTCCCCTTTGACAATCATAATTGCTCAACACAATTTAATGATTTAAAATTGATGGAGCAATTACACAGGCATAATCACAATCATAGTATTCATGGCAGTGTAGGAACGACGGCCGAGAGCCTCATGGTCGCCGAGGTGTTACCTTTAAATACTACCCCCTTATTAGCCATCCTTACTTGTAGGAGAGTCGCAAGACTCGCATGAACTACGAGGAGGAATTGTATTGGCAGAAAAACCAACCGTAATGGCTGTGCAGAAGGCACTCGAGAGTGCGAAGAAGCGCAATTTTACTGAGACGGTTGAGTTGGCCATCAATCTCAAAGATGTCGATCTGACCATCCCGAAGAACCGTATCACCGAGGACATCATCCTCCCGAGCGGACGCGGGAAGGCAGTGAAGATCTGCGTGATTGGTGGTGGCGAACTAGCCTTGAAAGCCAAAGACGTGGCCGACATCGTGATCACCCCCGAGGAACTCGGAGCGATCGCAGATGACAAGAAACAGGCAAAGAAGATCGCGAACAGCACCGACTACTTCATCGCCGAGGCGCCCCTCATGGCCGTCGTCGGTAAGAGACTCGGTACCGTTCTCGGTCCCCGCGGAAAGATGCCGAAGCCCATCGCCCCCGGAGCAGATCCGGCCGCGATGATCGACAGCCTCCGCAAGTCTGTGACCATCAGGACGAAAGACAGGAAGACCTTCCACGCCCCCGTCGGGACCGTGGATATGACCGCTGAGGAGATCGCCGAGAACGTCGATCTCATCCTCAAGCGTGTCGAGTCCCACCTGGAGAAGGGGAAGCACAACATCGCTTCCGCGTACGTCAAGACCACCATGGGCCCCTCGGAGAGGGTGTTGTAAGGAGGTTAAAAGATGGCACACGTCGCAGCTTGGAAGAAGGACATGGTAAGCGAGCTGGTACAGGACATGCGCGAGTACCCCGTCGTCGCAGTTGTCGACATGGCGGGCATTCCCGGTCAGCAGGTCCAGTCTATGAGGGCCGGACTCAGGGCTCACGCCAAACTCAAGATGACCAAGAACAACCTCATGCTCCTGGCCATCGAGGAGGCGGCGAAAGAGAAACCCGAGATCATCGGACTCAAAGACTCGATTCACGGACAGTGTGCGATTGTCACCACGGACATCGACCCCTTCAAGCTCTTCAAGAAGCTCGAGGCGACGATGACCCCCGCCCCCGCTAAGGAGGGACAGCTCGCACCGTTCGACATCGTCGTACCCAAGGGACCGACCCCGTTCGGACCCGGCCCGATTATCGGTGAACTTCAGAAAATTGGGCTCCCTGCCGCCATCGAGGCAGGGAAGATTGTAGTCA
Coding sequences within it:
- a CDS encoding 50S ribosomal protein L1, producing the protein MAEKPTVMAVQKALESAKKRNFTETVELAINLKDVDLTIPKNRITEDIILPSGRGKAVKICVIGGGELALKAKDVADIVITPEELGAIADDKKQAKKIANSTDYFIAEAPLMAVVGKRLGTVLGPRGKMPKPIAPGADPAAMIDSLRKSVTIRTKDRKTFHAPVGTVDMTAEEIAENVDLILKRVESHLEKGKHNIASAYVKTTMGPSERVL